One genomic region from Patescibacteria group bacterium encodes:
- a CDS encoding type II toxin-antitoxin system death-on-curing family toxin encodes MATSKDNKSIVNRGEVIIYQPTGKISSLEVRLNKDTVWLTLQQMADLFNRDKSVISRHLTNIYKEKELNKSATVAKYATVQNEGNRQIKRALEYYNLDAIISVGYRVNSKQGTRFRVWASKVLKDHLVQGFTLNQNRLKDQTGLSFKKLEQAVSVLQNTLLNRYLDREEAIGLLQVITDYTQSWLLLHSYDQGVLPALAKELQNIKYRLSYDQAVPAISELKNQLVDKKQASDLFGLDKSNSLVGILAAVNQTYAGRELYFSLEDKAAHLFYLIIKDHPFVDGNKRIASFLLIIYLARNNYLLNKKGQRKIADTTLVALALLVASSQPKQKDIMIQLVKHFISVE; translated from the coding sequence ATGGCCACTAGTAAAGATAACAAATCAATAGTCAATCGAGGTGAAGTTATTATTTATCAACCAACAGGTAAAATTTCTTCTTTAGAAGTTCGTTTAAATAAAGATACGGTTTGGTTAACCTTGCAACAAATGGCCGATTTATTTAATCGGGATAAGTCGGTAATTTCCCGCCATTTAACCAATATTTATAAGGAAAAGGAGCTTAACAAGTCGGCAACTGTTGCCAAATATGCAACAGTTCAAAATGAGGGAAATCGTCAGATAAAACGCGCTTTAGAGTATTATAATTTAGATGCCATTATTTCTGTGGGCTATCGGGTTAATTCCAAACAGGGGACTAGATTTAGAGTTTGGGCCAGTAAGGTTTTAAAAGACCATTTAGTGCAAGGTTTTACTCTTAATCAAAATCGTCTTAAAGACCAAACTGGTTTAAGTTTTAAAAAATTAGAGCAAGCGGTTAGTGTTTTACAAAATACTTTACTTAATCGTTATTTAGACAGAGAAGAGGCGATTGGTTTGCTTCAAGTTATAACCGATTATACTCAGTCTTGGTTATTGCTTCACAGTTACGATCAAGGTGTTTTACCGGCCTTGGCTAAGGAGTTGCAAAACATTAAATATCGTTTGTCCTATGATCAGGCGGTGCCGGCTATCAGTGAGTTAAAGAATCAATTGGTTGATAAAAAGCAGGCTAGCGACTTATTTGGTTTGGATAAAAGTAATTCTTTAGTTGGTATTTTAGCAGCTGTTAACCAAACTTATGCTGGCCGGGAACTTTATTTTAGTTTAGAAGATAAAGCAGCTCATCTTTTTTATTTAATTATTAAGGATCATCCTTTTGTGGATGGTAATAAAAGAATCGCTTCTTTTTTGTTAATAATATATTTGGCTAGGAATAATTATTTACTAAATAAAAAAGGCCAAAGGAAAATAGCCGATACTACTTTGGTAGCTTTGGCTTTATTGGTGGCTTCCAGCCAGCCCAAACAAAAGGATATAATGATTCAGTTAGTTAAACATTTTATTTCGGTTGAATAA
- the corA gene encoding magnesium/cobalt transporter CorA → MSNLTKTADKQPNFRVFEYDKNNCQKRELKSLPDMATLVATPSLVWLDVVDGINLDILANLAKQLKWHHLVTESLSNSQQRPKLEDYGDYLFLTFKMVFYNVDSKKISAEQISLVVGKNYLVSFQDNPQDVFEKLRAVLLTDDSRLRKNGIDYLAYALTDAVVDNYFLILEKIGEQIEALENKLVDKPLPSTARIVHGLRRQLILLRKAVWPLREVVSTLERSDSNLIQKHTKPYLRELYDHTVQVMDSLETYRDMVLGLLDVYLSSESNRLNEVMKVLTIIATIFIPLTFIVGVYGMNFKYMPELSSPYGYPAVWLVIVVVAGFMLAYFKRKKWL, encoded by the coding sequence ATGTCTAATCTAACTAAGACAGCTGATAAGCAACCCAACTTTAGAGTTTTTGAATACGATAAAAATAATTGTCAAAAACGAGAATTAAAATCTTTGCCCGATATGGCCACATTGGTAGCAACTCCCAGTTTGGTTTGGTTAGATGTGGTTGACGGAATTAACTTAGATATTTTAGCTAATTTAGCCAAGCAGCTTAAGTGGCATCATTTGGTAACGGAGTCTCTTAGTAATTCTCAACAAAGGCCCAAATTGGAAGACTATGGTGACTATTTGTTTTTGACTTTTAAAATGGTTTTTTATAATGTCGATAGTAAAAAAATTTCAGCGGAGCAGATAAGTTTGGTGGTGGGTAAAAATTATCTAGTTTCTTTTCAAGATAATCCGCAAGATGTTTTTGAAAAATTACGCGCCGTTTTATTAACAGATGATAGTCGTTTACGTAAAAATGGCATTGATTATTTGGCTTACGCTTTGACTGATGCCGTGGTGGATAATTATTTTTTAATTTTGGAAAAAATCGGTGAGCAGATTGAAGCTTTAGAAAATAAATTAGTGGATAAGCCGTTGCCCAGTACAGCACGGATTGTTCATGGACTTAGGCGGCAGTTAATATTATTGCGTAAAGCCGTCTGGCCCTTGCGGGAAGTGGTGTCTACCCTAGAAAGATCGGATTCTAATTTAATTCAAAAACATACAAAACCTTATTTAAGGGAGCTATACGATCACACTGTTCAGGTTATGGATTCCCTAGAAACTTACCGCGACATGGTTTTAGGATTGTTGGACGTTTATTTATCCAGCGAGAGTAATCGTTTAAATGAAGTTATGAAAGTTCTTACGATTATTGCCACTATTTTTATACCTTTAACTTTTATCGTTGGTGTTTACGGCATGAATTTTAAGTATATGCCGGAACTTAGTTCACCTTATGGTTATCCCGCGGTGTGGTTGGTTATTGTGGTGGTGGCCGGTTTTATGTTGGCTTATTTTAAAAGAAAAAAATGGTTGTAG
- a CDS encoding CYTH domain-containing protein — protein MDTEYEATFSPVEKADIRQRLTKAGALLIKPEFLQKRVVFTLPSGQAKPGAWLRVRDEADKITLSYKQVINGRIEDQKEICLQVSNFTKAVELLTAIGCQKKAYQESTRELWKLSDVEITIDQWPWLEPFVEIEGSSEQMVKEVSLALGFDYSQAKFCAIGHLYSLKYNLSEDIINNQTPEIVFGGVNPFLNRS, from the coding sequence ATGGACACGGAATACGAAGCTACTTTTAGTCCGGTGGAAAAGGCCGACATTAGGCAAAGGCTTACTAAAGCTGGCGCCTTATTAATTAAACCTGAATTTTTACAAAAACGGGTAGTTTTTACCTTGCCGTCTGGACAGGCTAAACCGGGTGCTTGGCTTAGAGTGAGGGATGAGGCGGATAAAATAACCTTAAGCTATAAACAAGTTATCAATGGCCGGATTGAGGATCAAAAAGAAATTTGTTTGCAAGTGTCCAATTTTACTAAGGCGGTGGAATTGTTGACAGCGATTGGTTGCCAAAAAAAGGCTTATCAGGAATCAACTAGAGAATTATGGAAATTATCGGATGTGGAAATAACTATAGACCAGTGGCCCTGGTTAGAACCGTTCGTGGAAATAGAGGGTTCTAGCGAGCAGATGGTTAAGGAAGTTAGTTTGGCTTTAGGTTTTGATTATAGTCAGGCCAAATTTTGTGCTATCGGCCATTTATATAGTTTAAAATATAATTTGTCGGAAGATATTATAAATAATCAAACACCGGAAATAGTTTTTGGAGGTGTTAACCCTTTTTTAAATAGGTCCTAA
- a CDS encoding 23S rRNA (pseudouridine(1915)-N(3))-methyltransferase RlmH, whose translation MFKIIILAVGKLKTSFYQQACREYLKRLQPYGKVEIREVKPESFTERADRDRVKRAEGERLLKEIKKIEHGCFFVLDEHGTEYTSSQLVGKLTNCQGLIVFVVGGTLGLSKEVLHYPGFQKLALSQMTLPHELARVMLIEQIYRAITILKNKNYHY comes from the coding sequence ATGTTTAAAATAATAATTTTAGCTGTAGGTAAACTTAAGACAAGTTTTTACCAGCAGGCCTGTAGGGAATATTTAAAACGGTTACAACCTTATGGCAAAGTGGAGATTAGGGAAGTAAAGCCGGAGTCTTTTACAGAACGGGCTGATCGAGACAGGGTAAAGCGCGCCGAAGGTGAGCGCTTGTTAAAAGAAATAAAGAAAATTGAACATGGTTGTTTTTTTGTTTTAGACGAGCATGGTACTGAATATACCTCTAGTCAATTAGTCGGCAAGTTAACTAATTGCCAGGGGTTAATAGTTTTTGTGGTTGGCGGTACCTTAGGTTTATCCAAGGAGGTCTTGCATTATCCGGGTTTTCAGAAATTGGCTTTGTCCCAAATGACCCTGCCTCACGAATTAGCCAGGGTAATGCTGATTGAGCAAATTTATCGGGCAATTACTATTTTAAAAAATAAAAATTATCATTATTGA
- a CDS encoding AAA family ATPase, giving the protein MKGIFLALIGPNGTGKTSLAKNLAKRLGWLYLKSPPKQFWRERSHIERLGDLQDRYKFYLKINKYLSIFIKKKIYQGKSVILDRYYLDTWITHNQIIQEKDFRGLLEPNLTILVTCTVKKQLKRLAKRKKLSTSEKRYSTAQLNSLTQTYRKIATRATRLLLINTDKKTKKQNLAITLDALKKLELIS; this is encoded by the coding sequence ATGAAAGGAATATTTTTGGCCTTAATTGGGCCTAACGGAACTGGAAAAACCAGTTTAGCTAAAAACCTGGCTAAGCGGCTGGGCTGGTTGTATCTAAAATCCCCGCCTAAACAATTTTGGCGAGAAAGAAGCCATATAGAAAGGCTTGGTGACTTACAAGATAGATATAAATTTTATTTAAAAATCAATAAATATTTATCTATCTTTATTAAAAAAAAGATATACCAAGGTAAATCCGTTATACTAGACAGGTACTATTTGGATACTTGGATTACCCATAATCAAATAATCCAAGAAAAAGATTTCCGAGGATTATTGGAGCCTAATCTTACAATCTTAGTGACTTGTACGGTAAAAAAACAACTGAAGCGATTGGCTAAAAGAAAAAAACTATCAACATCTGAAAAAAGATACTCCACCGCACAACTCAATTCCCTAACTCAAACTTATAGAAAAATAGCTACCAGGGCTACACGTTTATTACTAATAAACACGGACAAAAAAACCAAAAAACAAAACCTGGCTATAACCTTAGATGCTCTTAAAAAATTGGAACTTATATCTTAA
- a CDS encoding sigma-70 family RNA polymerase sigma factor, which yields MEAIEQNSQIISRAQQGDLGAFSSLYEEYFKKIYGFIYYRTRHKEVSEDLTSLIFTKALEKLYQYKADKGTFSAWLYRIARNTLYDHWRTSQITEDIDLIGNLSSQDNPAKEAANNIALEQIQSYLNNLSKEQREIVLLRLWDGLSYEEIAGVTGKSLASCKMSFSRTMAKIRQEFPLVLLYLTIIGQFYRN from the coding sequence ATGGAAGCAATTGAACAAAACAGCCAGATCATCAGCCGAGCGCAGCAGGGCGACTTAGGTGCTTTTAGCAGTCTTTATGAAGAATATTTTAAAAAAATATACGGTTTTATTTATTATCGCACCAGACACAAAGAAGTTAGTGAGGATTTGACTAGTTTAATTTTTACTAAAGCTTTGGAAAAGTTATATCAATACAAGGCTGATAAAGGAACTTTCTCCGCTTGGCTGTACCGTATCGCCCGTAATACTCTTTATGATCATTGGCGCACCAGCCAAATTACTGAGGATATAGATTTGATAGGAAATTTAAGCTCCCAGGATAATCCAGCTAAAGAGGCGGCTAACAACATCGCTTTGGAACAAATACAGAGTTATTTAAATAATTTATCTAAAGAGCAGAGGGAAATTGTTTTATTAAGATTATGGGATGGTTTGTCTTATGAAGAAATAGCTGGAGTAACTGGCAAAAGTTTAGCTAGTTGTAAAATGTCTTTTAGTCGGACGATGGCTAAAATCAGACAGGAGTTCCCTTTAGTCCTGCTTTATTTAACAATTATCGGTCAGTTTTACCGAAATTAG
- a CDS encoding SIMPL domain-containing protein (The SIMPL domain is named for its presence in mouse protein SIMPL (signalling molecule that associates with mouse pelle-like kinase). Bacterial member BP26, from Brucella, was shown to assemble into a channel-like structure, while YggE from E. coli has been associated with resistance to oxidative stress.) → MEQIDSTSACCLSWRSPKTILSLVGLVLLAGILVLALLRDRFVNQPQWQVNVTGQGRVSYQPDIANVTLGVQVDKVATAAKALQELNDKMVKVIAAAKAAGINETDIQTQSYYLNPQYDYKDGVTVPSGYSANQQLIVKVNEIAGDSTKVAKVIAGATEAGANQVTGISFETSNLENLKEEARLKAIVDAKTKSVKLSAAAGVTLGEVVGWWENLIQVPGQPMPYYDGKGGMGSAGSPQLPSGSQEVVIEVNLNYKIK, encoded by the coding sequence ATGGAACAGATTGATTCGACCAGCGCTTGTTGCCTAAGCTGGCGTAGCCCTAAGACTATTCTTAGTCTAGTAGGGTTAGTTTTATTAGCGGGTATTTTGGTGTTAGCTTTATTAAGAGATAGGTTTGTTAACCAGCCGCAGTGGCAGGTTAATGTTACAGGGCAGGGTCGGGTTAGTTATCAGCCCGATATTGCCAATGTGACTTTGGGGGTGCAAGTTGATAAAGTAGCCACAGCTGCTAAGGCTTTGCAGGAGCTTAATGATAAAATGGTTAAAGTTATAGCGGCCGCTAAGGCAGCGGGTATTAACGAAACTGATATACAAACTCAATCTTATTATCTTAATCCGCAGTACGATTATAAAGATGGTGTTACAGTACCTTCGGGTTATAGCGCTAATCAGCAGTTAATAGTTAAAGTTAATGAAATTGCTGGCGATAGTACTAAGGTAGCCAAAGTTATTGCTGGTGCGACCGAAGCTGGCGCCAATCAAGTAACTGGTATTAGTTTTGAAACTTCTAATCTAGAAAATTTGAAAGAAGAAGCCAGACTAAAAGCGATTGTTGATGCCAAGACTAAGTCGGTTAAATTGTCTGCCGCGGCCGGGGTTACTTTGGGGGAAGTTGTCGGTTGGTGGGAGAACCTGATTCAGGTGCCAGGTCAACCAATGCCTTATTATGATGGTAAGGGTGGTATGGGTTCGGCTGGTTCACCGCAATTGCCTAGTGGTAGTCAGGAAGTTGTTATAGAAGTGAATTTGAACTATAAGATTAAATAA
- a CDS encoding SIMPL domain-containing protein (The SIMPL domain is named for its presence in mouse protein SIMPL (signalling molecule that associates with mouse pelle-like kinase). Bacterial member BP26, from Brucella, was shown to assemble into a channel-like structure, while YggE from E. coli has been associated with resistance to oxidative stress.) has translation MINEPYSQIPSKLKIALGLLLILWLATLSVHKIFQAGLSYQELNHWQNPRSTNDTVSLSGEGKVVAIPDVAIISLSVENRSKTVAAVQQDSNKKMNDIVSYLKGLDIDKKDIKTTNYNLRPLYAYNQETGKQIFDGYELNQTIEVKIRQLDKASQVLDGALSKGANQIGQLNFTVDNPEQLRNEARLKAIAQAKEKALALAEAAGVKLGKVRSFSENTNSPTPYRNYLSQDLSYAESAKTIAPTIEAGSQEIIVQVTMSFEIE, from the coding sequence ATGATCAATGAACCCTATAGTCAAATACCCAGCAAACTAAAAATAGCTTTAGGTCTGTTACTAATATTATGGCTAGCCACCCTAAGTGTTCACAAAATTTTTCAAGCTGGCCTATCTTACCAAGAATTAAATCACTGGCAAAATCCCCGCAGTACCAATGATACAGTAAGTTTAAGTGGTGAAGGTAAAGTTGTCGCCATTCCAGACGTAGCCATAATTTCTCTATCTGTAGAAAACCGATCCAAAACCGTGGCTGCCGTCCAACAAGATAGCAATAAAAAAATGAATGATATTGTTTCTTATCTTAAGGGCCTAGACATTGATAAAAAAGATATCAAAACCACCAACTATAATTTAAGACCACTGTACGCTTACAACCAAGAAACTGGCAAACAAATTTTTGACGGCTACGAATTAAATCAAACCATTGAAGTTAAAATAAGACAACTGGATAAAGCCAGCCAAGTTTTAGATGGTGCTTTAAGTAAGGGTGCCAATCAAATCGGCCAGCTTAATTTTACTGTCGATAATCCAGAACAATTGCGAAACGAGGCAAGACTTAAAGCCATTGCCCAAGCTAAAGAAAAAGCCCTTGCTTTGGCTGAAGCGGCTGGTGTAAAACTAGGCAAAGTCCGCTCTTTTTCAGAAAATACTAATTCACCAACTCCTTACCGAAATTATCTAAGCCAAGATTTATCCTATGCTGAATCAGCCAAAACTATAGCGCCAACTATAGAAGCTGGGAGTCAAGAAATAATTGTCCAAGTAACTATGAGTTTTGAAATTGAATAA
- a CDS encoding HAD-IC family P-type ATPase: MPSLEDLKVVPKAWHALSASEILKELKSSLKGLSEQSVLVRLVRVGPNSLPERRQPGALSLFFNQFKSALVIILLVAAVVTLALQDWLDGFVILVAVAINAAVGFVQEYKAANALKELQNYVEDYARLKRDGRNTAVLVKDLVPGDIIYLQPGDKVPADARLLQATELEANEAALTGESEPIKKKIGKLTATTVMAERFNMVYQGSTITRGRALAVVVATGYHTQLGNIAQLLLAVKETDTPLQVKLARLAKYIGLIVMFVCLGILLLGLSFSYSFQQMFTLAVAIAVSAVPEGLVVLVTAILALGMRRILKRQSLVRKLVAAETLGSTTVICADKTGTLTAGQMKVSQLVLPNLEGWPEVQPLSENITAQNLLLAGVMVSDAYKEYKTQSGEYFVVGSPTERALYLAAEEQGILIEQSRASQPQIKVLPFNSERKLMASLHKKDKEVILYVKGAPERLLERCVDLEITSGIVKLDQAKKQAFVDLIAKMSGQGYRLLALTKRTLKTVVAKKFILTEDNLSNLTLLGLAVLNDPLRVGVGDTLLKAKRAGLRIIMITGDHKLTAQAIAIQAGLKAESNNILDGYELADLTAEDLAISLKEISVIARATPQDKLNIVRALQGQGEVVAMTGDGVNDAPALQAADIGISFGAGTDVAREASDMVLLNNDISTIVAAVEEGRTIYNNIRKVLLYLMSDSFAEVVLIVGALLWSLVRGGPVWLPLLATQILWINLVADTFPALALASDPGRPEIMEQPPISRQQPILDLKDRLVIAGISLLKGLGALVIFMVLTGWLMSEDTVRTIIFSLMAVSTPLYAFSLKQFGVPLWHKSNWNNRSLVGAVLLSLGLQLLVVYWTPLQKVFYTVPLTLEHWSIVLFFTLFLIAVLEVVKFIFFKSKKLSVPSSVSSI; this comes from the coding sequence ATGCCCAGTTTAGAAGATTTAAAAGTCGTGCCGAAAGCTTGGCACGCTTTGTCGGCTAGTGAGATTTTAAAGGAACTTAAAAGCTCGTTAAAGGGTTTGTCAGAACAATCGGTTTTGGTGCGTTTGGTTAGGGTTGGCCCCAATTCTTTACCAGAACGTCGGCAACCTGGGGCACTTAGTTTGTTTTTTAATCAATTTAAAAGTGCTTTGGTCATTATTTTATTAGTGGCAGCGGTGGTTACTTTGGCTTTGCAGGATTGGTTAGATGGTTTTGTTATTTTGGTAGCAGTAGCTATTAACGCAGCAGTAGGTTTTGTACAGGAATATAAAGCCGCTAATGCTCTTAAGGAATTACAAAATTACGTGGAGGATTATGCTCGTTTAAAAAGAGACGGTCGTAATACAGCGGTATTAGTTAAAGATTTGGTACCAGGAGATATTATTTATTTACAGCCGGGCGATAAAGTGCCGGCCGACGCCAGATTATTGCAGGCCACAGAATTAGAAGCTAATGAAGCGGCTTTGACTGGTGAATCCGAGCCCATCAAAAAGAAAATAGGAAAATTAACCGCTACTACAGTGATGGCTGAAAGGTTTAATATGGTTTATCAGGGCAGTACTATAACTCGTGGTCGCGCTTTAGCGGTGGTGGTAGCGACTGGTTATCATACCCAATTGGGTAATATTGCCCAACTTCTTTTGGCAGTTAAAGAAACTGATACTCCTTTGCAAGTTAAACTGGCGCGCTTAGCCAAGTATATTGGTTTAATAGTCATGTTTGTTTGTTTGGGGATTTTGTTATTAGGATTAAGTTTTTCTTATAGTTTTCAGCAGATGTTTACTTTGGCTGTGGCTATTGCCGTGTCAGCCGTACCAGAAGGTTTGGTGGTTTTGGTAACCGCTATTTTAGCCTTGGGTATGCGTCGGATTTTAAAGCGTCAATCTTTGGTTCGTAAATTAGTGGCGGCTGAAACATTAGGTTCCACTACGGTAATCTGTGCTGATAAAACAGGCACCCTGACGGCCGGCCAAATGAAGGTAAGTCAATTAGTTTTGCCGAATTTGGAAGGCTGGCCAGAAGTTCAGCCCTTGTCGGAAAATATTACGGCTCAAAATTTATTGTTAGCTGGTGTAATGGTTTCTGATGCCTATAAAGAGTATAAAACTCAAAGTGGTGAGTATTTTGTCGTGGGTAGTCCAACAGAAAGAGCTCTTTATTTAGCGGCTGAAGAGCAGGGTATTTTAATAGAACAAAGCCGAGCTAGTCAGCCACAAATTAAGGTTTTGCCTTTTAATTCCGAAAGGAAATTGATGGCTTCTTTACATAAAAAAGATAAAGAAGTTATTTTGTACGTTAAAGGAGCGCCAGAAAGATTATTGGAAAGGTGTGTGGATTTGGAAATAACTTCTGGAATTGTAAAATTAGATCAGGCTAAAAAGCAGGCTTTTGTGGATTTAATAGCTAAGATGAGTGGACAAGGTTATCGCTTATTAGCTTTAACCAAACGGACTCTAAAAACCGTGGTGGCTAAAAAGTTTATTCTTACGGAAGATAATCTTAGCAATCTAACTTTATTGGGTTTGGCCGTGTTAAATGATCCATTGCGCGTTGGAGTAGGTGACACTTTGCTTAAAGCCAAGCGGGCGGGTTTAAGAATTATAATGATAACTGGTGATCATAAACTTACAGCCCAAGCCATTGCCATTCAGGCTGGTCTTAAAGCTGAGTCTAATAATATTTTAGATGGTTATGAATTAGCTGATTTGACGGCGGAAGATTTAGCGATTAGTTTAAAAGAAATTTCTGTGATTGCTCGGGCTACCCCTCAGGATAAATTAAATATAGTTAGGGCTTTACAAGGTCAAGGCGAAGTAGTAGCCATGACTGGCGATGGTGTTAATGATGCGCCGGCTTTGCAAGCGGCCGATATTGGCATATCTTTTGGTGCGGGAACGGATGTAGCCCGTGAAGCCAGCGATATGGTATTGCTGAACAATGATATTTCTACTATCGTGGCGGCGGTGGAAGAAGGCCGGACGATTTATAATAATATTCGTAAAGTTTTATTATATTTAATGTCAGATAGTTTTGCTGAGGTGGTTTTAATAGTTGGCGCTTTATTATGGAGTTTGGTTAGGGGTGGTCCGGTCTGGTTGCCTTTGTTGGCTACACAAATTTTGTGGATAAATTTAGTAGCTGATACTTTTCCCGCTTTAGCTTTGGCCAGCGATCCAGGTCGGCCGGAAATTATGGAACAGCCACCCATCTCTCGTCAGCAGCCGATTTTAGATTTAAAAGATCGGTTAGTTATTGCCGGTATTAGCCTTTTGAAAGGTTTAGGAGCTTTAGTTATTTTTATGGTTTTAACAGGTTGGTTGATGTCGGAGGATACTGTGCGGACTATTATTTTTAGTTTAATGGCGGTTTCCACGCCGCTTTATGCCTTTAGCTTAAAACAGTTTGGTGTGCCTTTGTGGCATAAAAGCAATTGGAATAACAGATCTTTAGTCGGAGCTGTTTTATTAAGTTTAGGCTTACAGTTGTTGGTTGTTTATTGGACACCTTTACAAAAAGTTTTTTATACCGTTCCTTTAACCTTAGAGCATTGGTCAATAGTGTTATTTTTTACTTTATTTTTGATAGCGGTTTTGGAAGTAGTTAAATTTATTTTTTTCAAAAGTAAAAAATTATCCGTGCCATCATCGGTTAGCAGTATTTAG
- a CDS encoding calcium/sodium antiporter yields the protein MTWSIIFLIIGFVLLIKGADLLVDGASSLAKRLKIPALVIGLTIVAFGTSMPELIVNLLASLRGNTDIAIGNVLGSNISNILLIIGIASLIYPLAIKTSTVWKEIPLALLAVAALGILANDKLINKASINIIDVSDGIILGLFFLIFLYYVFEISRNKTSPDEVAIKQLPISKSIALVIIGIIGLSLGGNWVVDSAVALAKNWGISESLIGLTIVAIGTSLPELFTSVVAAWKKNPDIAIGNVVGSNIFNILWIVSVSAIVKPLPFNTSSNIDLGVTMLATILLFLFTFIGQKRIIERWQGALFVISYIVYIVYLVIKG from the coding sequence ATGACTTGGTCAATTATTTTTTTAATAATCGGTTTCGTCCTACTAATTAAAGGAGCTGATTTGCTGGTCGATGGCGCTTCTTCTTTAGCTAAACGACTTAAAATCCCAGCCTTAGTAATTGGTCTAACTATCGTGGCTTTCGGCACTTCCATGCCGGAACTTATTGTTAATTTATTAGCCAGCTTACGTGGCAATACAGATATTGCCATTGGCAACGTACTAGGTAGTAATATTTCTAACATCTTATTAATTATCGGCATAGCTTCTTTAATTTACCCTTTAGCTATTAAAACCAGTACAGTTTGGAAAGAAATCCCTTTAGCTCTTTTGGCCGTAGCTGCTTTAGGTATCCTAGCCAACGACAAATTAATAAATAAAGCTTCCATTAATATTATTGATGTATCTGATGGAATTATTTTAGGTTTATTCTTTCTGATTTTTTTGTACTATGTTTTTGAAATTAGTCGCAATAAAACAAGCCCAGATGAGGTTGCTATAAAACAACTACCTATTAGCAAATCAATCGCCCTGGTAATAATCGGTATTATTGGTTTAAGCTTAGGTGGCAATTGGGTAGTTGATAGCGCCGTCGCCCTAGCTAAAAATTGGGGCATAAGCGAATCCTTAATCGGTTTAACCATTGTAGCCATTGGTACCAGCCTGCCTGAACTTTTTACCTCAGTCGTGGCTGCTTGGAAAAAGAATCCTGATATTGCCATTGGTAACGTGGTTGGTAGTAATATTTTTAACATTTTGTGGATTGTCAGTGTTAGTGCCATAGTTAAACCCTTACCTTTTAACACCAGTTCTAATATAGATTTGGGCGTTACCATGCTCGCCACAATTTTGCTTTTTCTTTTTACCTTTATTGGACAAAAAAGAATTATTGAACGTTGGCAAGGCGCTTTATTCGTAATAAGTTATATAGTTTATATTGTTTACTTAGTAATAAAAGGTTAA
- a CDS encoding class F sortase, with amino-acid sequence MQLKILSKRTLLSIVILSGLTLFIVFLLYFLPKSSTQNGSAMLVENVVTIPNLEQANVGLPERLKIPSINVDAPIEYVGLTSDGAMDVPKDPVKVAWFNLGPRPGQSGSSVIAGHYSWKNDLPAVFDNLYKLRKGDKISVEDEKGVNIIFVVREIQIYDKNEDASDVFDSSDGKAHLNLITCTGVWNKAEKTSSGRLIVFTDRE; translated from the coding sequence ATGCAATTAAAAATTTTATCAAAACGAACATTATTATCAATAGTTATCCTTTCAGGATTAACTCTTTTTATCGTATTTCTTTTGTATTTTTTACCTAAAAGCTCAACTCAAAATGGCTCGGCAATGCTTGTTGAAAATGTCGTCACTATTCCAAACTTAGAACAAGCAAACGTTGGATTACCAGAGCGTCTCAAAATTCCAAGTATAAATGTTGATGCTCCAATTGAGTATGTGGGTCTTACATCCGACGGAGCAATGGACGTACCAAAAGACCCTGTTAAAGTAGCATGGTTTAATCTTGGGCCGCGTCCCGGGCAGAGTGGTAGTTCCGTTATTGCCGGGCATTACAGCTGGAAGAATGACCTGCCGGCGGTATTTGATAATTTATATAAACTACGCAAAGGTGACAAAATATCTGTTGAAGATGAAAAAGGGGTGAATATTATTTTTGTTGTCCGCGAAATTCAGATATATGACAAAAATGAGGATGCTTCTGATGTGTTTGACTCAAGCGACGGAAAAGCGCATCTTAATCTAATTACTTGCACGGGAGTTTGGAATAAGGCGGAGAAAACTAGTTCCGGTCGGCTCATAGTGTTTACTGACAGAGAGTAA